In the genome of Massilia sp. PAMC28688, one region contains:
- a CDS encoding PP2C family serine/threonine-protein phosphatase — translation MTPYKLEAGTAQHIGGRAQQNDRTALFTGARAPGFVLAVLSDGLLGGASGSEQVLHTAKQLFDEFKPGDNPSTERLANLLREIVQETHMIIKMNAFTTKTESHCTFVGLIITPDGRAVWAHVGDSRLYHFVKGACLARTSDAAYIEHLVASEKLPAEAAKNHRHSKLLVNVLGNSRKDPFTTIGVHDTIVAGDTFLLCSDGLWHFFTDTELGAVTTKTTPRQASEMLINKATERAQGKGDNCTMAIIKFVKPPKEVPIYKVEKMRRAV, via the coding sequence ATGACACCATATAAGCTCGAAGCGGGAACCGCCCAGCACATCGGTGGCCGCGCCCAACAGAATGACCGTACCGCCCTGTTTACCGGTGCCCGTGCGCCCGGCTTCGTGCTGGCCGTGCTGTCCGATGGCCTGCTCGGTGGCGCCTCCGGTTCCGAGCAGGTGCTGCATACGGCCAAGCAGCTGTTTGATGAATTCAAGCCGGGCGACAATCCGAGCACCGAACGGCTGGCCAACCTGTTGCGCGAGATCGTGCAGGAAACGCACATGATCATCAAGATGAATGCGTTTACCACCAAGACCGAATCGCACTGCACCTTTGTGGGCCTGATCATCACGCCGGACGGGCGCGCCGTGTGGGCCCACGTGGGCGACTCGCGCCTGTATCACTTCGTCAAGGGTGCCTGCCTGGCGCGCACCAGCGACGCGGCCTACATCGAGCACCTGGTCGCCAGCGAAAAGCTGCCGGCCGAGGCGGCCAAGAACCACCGCCATTCCAAGCTGCTTGTCAATGTGCTGGGCAACAGCCGCAAGGACCCGTTTACCACCATTGGCGTGCACGACACCATTGTTGCCGGCGACACTTTCCTGCTGTGCAGCGACGGCCTGTGGCATTTCTTTACCGATACCGAACTGGGCGCCGTGACCACCAAGACCACGCCACGCCAGGCCTCCGAGATGCTGATCAACAAGGCTACCGAGCGGGCCCAGGGCAAGGGCGACAACTGCACCATGGCGATCATCAAGTTCGTGAAGCCGCCCAAGGAAGTGCCGATCTACAAAGTGGAAAAAATGCGCCGCGCCGTCTGA
- a CDS encoding YdcH family protein, giving the protein MSDVQEIQRRLIELDVEHRDLDAVIDMLTLDGHHDQLQLRRLKKRKLQLKDHITLLKMQLVPDVPA; this is encoded by the coding sequence ATGTCAGACGTCCAGGAAATCCAGCGCCGCCTCATCGAGCTCGACGTGGAACATCGCGACCTCGATGCGGTCATAGACATGCTGACGCTTGACGGACACCACGACCAGTTGCAATTGCGCCGCCTCAAAAAGCGCAAGCTCCAGCTGAAAGACCATATCACCCTGTTGAAAATGCAATTGGTGCCGGACGTTCCGGCCTGA